The genomic window CTGGCCCGAGGGCTACCGGGCAGCTGCGTCCTTCACCTTCGACGTCGATGCCGAGTCCTGCACCATCGCCCATGATCCCTCCAGCACCAAGCGCATGTCCCTCATGAGCCACCAGTCATACGGTCCCAAGATTGCCGTGCCGCGTTTGCTTCAGATCCTTGACCGCCAGGACATCAAGGCAACGTTCTTCATTCCCGGCTTCACGGCGGAAAGCTACCCGGACGTCGTACGCAGGATCGCCGATGGCGGGCATGAGATCGCGCACCACGGCTACCTTCACGAGCCCATGCAGGGCATCGACGCCGCCACTGAAGCCAGCTACCTTGACCGGGGCCTCGAGGCCCTGGCGAAGGTTGCGGGCGTCCGGCCCGTTGGTTACCGGGCGCCCTGGTGGGAGCTGAACTGGCAGTCCCCGGCACTGCTGGCGGACCGCGGCTTCCTCTACGACTCAAGCCTGCTCGACGGCGACGCCCCCTACCGCATGTCGGTGGCCGAGGATGACTCCCGGGACATCGTGGAGATTCCCGTGGACTGGGCGCTCGATGACTGGGAGCAGTACGGGTTCTACCCCGGAGTCACCGGCAGCGGGGTCATCGAGAGCCCGGCCAAGGCCTTGGAAATGTGGACCTTGGAGGCACAGGCCCACCATTCGCAGGGAAGCTGCTTCGTCCTGACCAACCACCCGTTCATCTCAGGCCGGCCATCCCGTGCCGTTGCCTTGGAACAGTTGATGGAGCGGGTCAAGGATTTGGACGGCATGTGGGTCACCACACTGGCTTCCATTGCCCAACACACCATGGACACCGTGCAGGAAATCCACACGCACGCACGGATCGACATCCCGCTGTTCCCCGGCGCCGGCGCAAGCTTCCGCCCCGCACGGGTCCAGGTCCCGCTTGGAGCCCCGGCCCGTCACTAGCTCCCCTGCTTCACGCCCAGATGGCAAAAGATGACAATCCCGGAGCCCGGGATTGTCATCTTTTGCCATCCCGTGACGCGTTTTAGAGGCCTGGAGGGGCCAACCGGCCTTAGCCGTTCACGGCGTTGATCCAGACGCCGATGATCCAGGTACTCGCCGCGGCACACGCCAGCCCGAACTCCACCAGGATGCCAATACCAGTGGCTTTGAGCGCTGCGCCGCTTGAGCGGACGGCAGTGCGGAAGTCGCGGGTCCGCTGGACCTCGCTGAGGAGGAGGCCGACGGCGAAGCCCACAAAGAGCCCCACCACGGGAATCACGAACATGCCCACCACGCCCAACACCACGCCGATCAGCACTGACCGGTTGGGGATGCCATGCTGCTTCAGTTTCCGACCGGTAAGTACGGCACTTGCTGCCATGCCCGCCACCACGAACAACATTCCGATGGCAAAGATCACCCAGCCAACCGGACCTGCACCACCCCAAATGGCCCAGGCCAGCAGGCTCGCGCCGATGAGGATACTGCCCGGGAGTACAGGAATGATGGTCCCGGCAACACCTACCGCAATGGCCAGGCCGCACAGGATGGTCACG from Arthrobacter sp. StoSoilB20 includes these protein-coding regions:
- a CDS encoding polysaccharide deacetylase, whose protein sequence is MNQPAFADSLHPITWPEGYRAAASFTFDVDAESCTIAHDPSSTKRMSLMSHQSYGPKIAVPRLLQILDRQDIKATFFIPGFTAESYPDVVRRIADGGHEIAHHGYLHEPMQGIDAATEASYLDRGLEALAKVAGVRPVGYRAPWWELNWQSPALLADRGFLYDSSLLDGDAPYRMSVAEDDSRDIVEIPVDWALDDWEQYGFYPGVTGSGVIESPAKALEMWTLEAQAHHSQGSCFVLTNHPFISGRPSRAVALEQLMERVKDLDGMWVTTLASIAQHTMDTVQEIHTHARIDIPLFPGAGASFRPARVQVPLGAPARH
- a CDS encoding DUF456 domain-containing protein codes for the protein MNAELIVTILCGLAIAVGVAGTIIPVLPGSILIGASLLAWAIWGGAGPVGWVIFAIGMLFVVAGMAASAVLTGRKLKQHGIPNRSVLIGVVLGVVGMFVIPVVGLFVGFAVGLLLSEVQRTRDFRTAVRSSGAALKATGIGILVEFGLACAAASTWIIGVWINAVNG